One segment of Panicum virgatum strain AP13 chromosome 1K, P.virgatum_v5, whole genome shotgun sequence DNA contains the following:
- the LOC120688261 gene encoding ABC transporter A family member 8-like, with the protein MGSANCLAQTNALFRKNLVMQRRNCRANCCLVCFPFLICLLLGGTQLLVIIAYRSSHRSGIDCGYCAAGTKSWIDSKVGGLDCPIQCPLPIAPKWPPVLQLPLDSDLVNELGSFKSTNLTDTSIRRAKHSPVKFLVTGANQPFAESVMSNMLPKHDDGLKFVADISTLADFVLGTYAMRVMSSGADELGSDFDHYSHLFFLQSNCAAKSKLSFLIQAGRGNFTKDAECIEGLFLWRENSSVMNSELYRDRYQEDKETNKIASAYDLMSSDLNKFNLVVSYNSSYKGATQFSLSPLSSLSFSPIMLRIPRLLNLVSNAYLELRGSHTKMQFEFVKDMPRAAQPEMTIDISFLVGKVVFVWMIMLLFPVILSNLVYEKQQRLRTIMKMHGLGDMAYWTISYCYFLFLSLLYILFLVVFGSWAGIMLFKMSEFRVQFLVYFAYMNLQISFAFLMATYFSNVRTASVTGYLFTIGSGYLAEYLFRPIFEDMTLSRNWTTLMEFFPPFSLYRIIYEFSPPPSPFYLTDFSGIQWGDLSDRKNGMKEILIIMALEWATFLLLTFFLDEFGTLRNGIRKMVSVCHSSGDGNSQASQKQTIQLQESEYSVEMDRTDVLREREIVEQLLQESDSSYSIVCNNLKKVYHGKDGNAEKIAVTGLSLSMQRGQCFGILGPNGAGKTSLISMLTGFTKPTSGTAYINGMDIRLDMGKIYTGIGVCPQFDLLWETLTGREHLMFYGRLKNLRCAALDRAVEQSLKSVRLFDGGVADKRVAEYSGGMKRRLSVAISLIGDPEVVYMDEPSSGLDPASRRALWNAVMSAKQNRAIILTTHSMEEAEALCDMIGIMVNGSLQCIGNSKELRAKYGGTYVLTVTTAAGEEEEVVEQLVRSLCPAANRVYRISGTQKFEMPKQGLRISQVFQAMEHAKSWLNIAAWGLSDATLEDVFIKVASESDITSV; encoded by the exons ATGGGCTCTGCCAACTGCCTCGCGCAGACCAATGCGCTCTTCAGGAAGAACCTCGTGATGCAG AGGCGAAATTGCAGGGCCAACTGCTGCCTCGTCTGCTTCCCCTTCCTCATATGCTTGCTGCTCGGAGGGACGCAGCTGCTCGTGATCATAGCTTACCGCAGCTCACACAGGTCCGGGATCGACTGCGGCTACTGCGCCGCTGGCACGAAGAGTTGGATCGACAGCAAAGTTGGGGGGCTCGATTGCCCAATCCAGTGCCCCCTGCCGATCGCGCCGAAATGGCCCCCGGTGCTGCAGCTGCCGCTAGATTCAGACCTCGTGAACGAGCTCGGCTCCTTCAAGTCTACCAACCTCACGGATACGTCGATCAGAAGGGCAAAACACTCCCCGGTGAAGTTCCTTGTCACCGGAGCCAACCAGCCATTTGCAGAGA GTGTCATGAGTAACATGCTCCCCAAGCATGATGATGGGTTGAAGTTTGTAGCCGACATCTCCACCTTGGCTGATTTCGTGCTG gGTACATATGCAATGCGCGTTATGTCTAGTGGTGCTGATGAACTTGGTTCCGATTTTGATCACTACAGCCACCTTTTTTTCCTTCAGAGCAACTGCGCGGCGAAGTCAAAACTTTCTTTTCTAATCCAAGCAGGTCGTGGCAATTTCACCAAAG ATGCAGAATGTATTGAAGGATTATTTCTTTGGCGTGAGAATTCATCAGTCATGAACAGTGAATTATACAGAGATCGTTACCAAGAGGATAAGGAAACCAATAAAATTGCTTCAG CATATGACCTCATGAGCTCAGACCTCAACAAATTTAACTTGGTTGTCTCATACAACTCATCATACAAGGGTGCTACTCAATTTTCACTGTCGCCGTTATCTTCACTTTCATTTTCACCAATCATGCTTCGAATTCCGCGGCTACTGAATCTG GTCTCAAATGCGTACCTTGAGTTAAGGGGCAGTCATACTAAGATGCAATTTGAGTTTGTTAAAGACATGCCTAGAGCTGCTCAACCTGAAATGACTATTGATATATCTTTCTTAGTGGGGAAGGTGGTTTTTGTATGGATGATAATGCTTCTCTTCCCG GTCATCCTGAGCAATTTAGTCTATGAGAAACAACAGAGGCTAAGAACTATAATGAAGATGCATGGCCTAGGAGATATGGCATATTGGACAATATCatattgttattttctttttctatcaCTACTGTATATTCTCTTCTTGGTTGTTTTTGGATCATGGGCTG GTATAATGTTATTCAAAATGAGTGAGTTCAGGGTACAATTCCTGGTCTATTTCGCCTATATGAACTTGCAAATTTCGTTTGCTTTCCTTATGGCAACATACTTTTCTAATGTCAGAACTGCTAGTG TGACTGGATATCTCTTCACAATTGGGTCTGGCTATTTAGCAGAATATTTATTCAGGCCTATTTTTGAAGATATGACCCTCTCAA GAAACTGGACTACACTCATGGAGTTCTTCCCACCATTTTCTTTGTACCGCATAATCTATGAGTTTTCTCCACCACCATCACCATTTTATCTTACGGACTTTTCTGGAATACAGTGGGGAGACTTGAGTGATCGCAAAAATGGAATGAAAGAAATTCTCATCATAATGGCACTTGAGTGGGCCACGTTCCTTTTGTTAACATTCTTTTTGGACGAATTCGGAACCCTCAGAAATGGAATCAGAAAAATGGTATCAGTTTGTCACTCAAGCGGGGATGGGAATTCTCAGGCTTCTCAGAAGCAGACTATTCAGCTTCAAGAATCCGAATATTCAGTTGAAATGGACAGGACAGATGTTTTGAGAGAG AGGGAAATAGTTGAACAACTCTTACAAGAATCAGATAGTAGTTATTCGATCGTATGCAACAATCTTAAGAAAGTGTACCatggaaaagatggaaatgcGGAGAAAATTGCTGTCACAGGGTTATCGCTTTCTATGCAACGAGGCCAGTGTTTTGGAATTCTTGGTCCAAATGGTGCTGGGAAGACCTCTCTTATTAGCATG TTAACTGGATTTACTAAACCTACATCTGGCACGGCTTATATTAATGGAATGGACATACGATTGGACATGGGCAAGATTTATACAGGAATTGGTGTTTGCCCACAATTTGA CTTGCTATGGGAAACACTGACAGGTCGAGAGCATTTGATGTTTTACGGCAGGCTTAAGAACTTGAGATGTGCAGCATTAGATAGG GCTGTAGAACAATCTCTGAAAAGTGTACGCTTATTTGATGGCGGTGTTGCTGATAAGCGTGTGGCAGAATACAGTGGTGGCATGAAGCGTCGTCTCAGTGTTGCTATATCCCTAATTGGTGATCCTGAG GTTGTTTACATGGACGAACCAAGTTCTGGATTGGATCCAGCATCAAGGAGAGCACTGTGGAATGCTGTGATGTCTGCCAAACAGAACAGGGCCATCATTCTGACAA CGCATTCGATGGAAGAGGCCGAAGCTCTATGCGACATGATAGGAATCATGGTAAACGGGAGCCTTCAGTGCATTGGGAACTCAAAAGAG CTGAGAGCCAAGTATGGAGGCACATATGTGCTCACCGTAACAACTGCGgcaggcgaggaggaggaggtggtggagcagCTGGTCCGGTCACTCTGCCCTGCGGCGAACAGAGTGTACCGCATCTCGGGGACACAGAAGTTTGAGATGCCGAAGCAGGGTTTGAGGATCAGCCAAGTGTTTCAGGCCATGGAGCATGCCAAGAGCTGGCTGAACATCGCTGCCTGGGGCCTCTCTGATGCAACGCTTGAAGATGTCTTCATCAAAGTTGCCAGCGAGAGTGACATAACCTCTGTGTAG